The following are from one region of the Syngnathus acus chromosome 19, fSynAcu1.2, whole genome shotgun sequence genome:
- the asah2 gene encoding neutral ceramidase, whose protein sequence is MAARKRFTLSALEVTLTVLFVVMTTVSVTLITMTATRGATTCPSPTPDPKPSYLIGVGRADCTGPPAELPLMGYANPQQTAAGIHTRLFSRAFIIDDGRRRVLFVTVDVGMISQRLRLEVLKALQAKYGNQYRQDNVVLSGTHTHSGPAGYFQYTLFMISSKGYLKSSVQPLVKGIVKSVERAHSTLRPGRIYKNRGRVDTSSVNRSPHSYRNNPQEEQNRYDDNVDKDMVLLKFTDLDGDGIGALGWFAVHAVSMKTTNRLVSSDNMGYAAYLMEKHKNPAALPGQAAFVAAFSSSNLGDVSPNIEGPHCVNSGLACDYLNSSCPDGGTKECQAFGPGEDMFDSTSIIAHNIFTKAKELYASAVDQVTGSVYSAHQWVNMTDVTVDINATQAVRTCKPALGHSFAAGTTDGGGDLNFTQGAVEGDPFWDGIRDALLGEPSNQTQECHWPKPILFSTGEMNWPLPWHPEIVDVQIFTVGSLAVVAVPGEMTTMAGRRLREAVKQELQRGEAFSDADVVIAGLSNVYTHYISTYEEYQVQRYEGASTIYGPHTLSAYILKFSHLARAIAQDRVGTLAPGPPPPFFQKNLFNLLPTATLDRKPDNSSFGDVLEEVLPVYRRGDVVSITFVAGNPRHSGDVRDRSFVAVEMQDDADAGADRWTLVHTDASWETRFLWLKGSERQSNATVEWRIPADAPAASYRIKHFGHYKSMKGLRPLITPYQGTSRVFRVIDSFYSE, encoded by the exons atggccgccaggAAGCGTTTCACACTTTCCGCTCTGGAGGTGACGCTGACCGTCCTCTTTGTGGTCATGACGACCGTCAGCGTCACTCTGATCACCATGACGGCCACCCGTGGCGCGACCACCT GTCCCAGCCCGACTCCGGACCCGAAGCCGTCTTACCTGATCGGAGTGGGACGCGCCGATTGCACCGGACCCCCGGCTGAACTTCCTCTG ATGGGCTACGCCAACCCTCAGCAGACGGCTGCGGGAATTCACACCCGTTTGTTCAGTCGCGCCTTCATCATCGACGACGGTCGCCGCCGAGTCCTCTTTGTCACGGTGGACGTGGGAATGATCTCGCAGAGGCTCAGGTTGGAG GTCCTGAAGGCCCTGCAAGCCAAATACGGCAACCAGTATCGGCAGGACAACGTGGTGCTGAGcggcacgcacacgcactcggGCCCGGCCGGGTACTTTCAGTACACGCTTTTCATGATCAGCAGCAAAGGTTACCTCAAGTCATCCGTGCAGCCGCTCGTCAAAGGCATCGTCAAG AGTGTCGAGCGAGCCCACAGCACGCTGCGGCCGGGACGGATCTACAAGAATCGAGGACGCGTGGATACCAGCAGCGTCAACCGAAGCCCTCATTCTTACCGCAACAACCCGCAGGAGGAGCAAAACAG GTATGACGACAACGTGGACAAAGACATGGTGCTTCTCAAGTTTACCGATCTGGACGGGGATGGCATCGGCGCGCTCGG CTGGTTTGCAGTGCACGCGGTCAGCATGAAGACCACCAATCGTCTGGTGAGCAGCGACAACATGGGCTATGCCGCCTACCTGATGGAGAAGCACAAGAACCCCGCCGCGCTCCCCGGACAG GCAGCTTTTGTGGCTGCTTTCTCATCCAGTAACCTCGGTGACGTGAGTCCGAACATTGAAGGTCCTCACTGCGTCAACTCTGGACTGGCCTGTGACTACTTGAACAGCTCGTGTCCTGACGGAGGG ACAAAGGAGTGCCAAGCGTTTGGACCCGGGGAAGACATGTTTGACAGCACCAGTATCATCGCCCATAACATCTTCACGAAGGCTAAG GAACTTTACGCCAGCGCGGTGGACCAAGTGACGGGCTCGGTTTATTCGGCTCATCAGTGGGTCAACATGACGGACGTCACGGTCGACATCAATGCCACGCAGGCG GTGAGGACGTGCAAGCCAGCGCTGGGTCACAGTTTTGCTGCAGGAACCacagatggaggaggagacCTCAACTTCACCCAAG GTGCGGTGGAGGGCGACCCGTTTTGGGACGGCATCCGAGACGCCCTGCTGGGTGAGCCATCCAACCAAACGCAGGAATGTCACTGGCCCAAGCCCATCCTGTTCAGCACCGGAGAG ATGAACTGGCCGTTGCCGTGGCACCCAGAAATTGTTGATGTGCAGATCTTCACTGTTGGATCTCTAGCGGttgttgctgttcctggagaGATGac CACCATGGCAGGCAGAAGGCTCAGAGAAGCCGTTAAACAG GAGCTTCAGCGAGGCGAGGCCTTCTCAGACGCAGACGTGGTGATCGCCGGTCTGAGCAACGTGTACACGCACTACATCAGCACCTACGAGGAGTACCAG GTTCAGAGGTACGAGGGCGCGTCCACCATCTACGGCCCGCACACGCTCAGCGCCTACATCCTGAAATTCAGCCACTTGGCACGCGCCATCGCTCAG GACCGAGTTGGCACGCTTGCCCCGGGTCCGCCTCCTCCGTTCTTCCAGAAGAATCTTTTCAACCTGCTACCCACGGCGACACTTGACAGGAAACCGGACAACAGCAGCTTTGGAGATGTCCTGGAGGAGGTCCTCCCTGTCTACAGACGG GGCGACGTGGTGTCCATCACCTTTGTGGCAGGAAATCCCCGACACTCAGGAGACGTG AGGGATCGAAGCTTCGTCGCGGTGGAGATGCAGGATGACGCCGACGCTGGCGCCGACAGATGGACGTTGGTCCATACTGACGCCTCGTGGGAGACCAG GTTCCTCTGGCTGAAAGGCTCAGAGCGGCAGAGCAACGCCACGGTGGAGTGGCGCATCCCGGCCGACGCCCCTGCCGCTTCCTACAGGATCAAACACTTTGGCCACTACAAGAGCATGAAAGGCCTGCGACCGCTCATCACACCCTACCAGGGCACGTCCCGCGTCTTTCGGGTCATCGACAGCTTCTACTCCGAGTGA